In Streptomyces dangxiongensis, one DNA window encodes the following:
- a CDS encoding ABC transporter ATP-binding protein, which translates to MYELKNVTKRYARGKDTVDALDGVDLTIGDGDRLVIQGPTGGGKSTLLQMLGGLDRPTSGQVVLDGTDLSALSEARLTRVRSENIGFVFQSFNLIPTLTAQENVETALVPLGVKGGRRRELAAEALISVGLGERLAHLPSEMSGGQQQRVAIARALVKRPKVLLADEPTGNLDESMRDEIMDVLERLWKEHGLTFIMVTHDSALAKKAPRLATLRKGKITVRENADA; encoded by the coding sequence ATGTACGAACTGAAGAACGTCACCAAGCGCTACGCCAGAGGCAAGGACACGGTCGACGCCCTGGACGGCGTCGACCTCACCATCGGCGACGGCGACCGCCTGGTCATCCAGGGCCCCACCGGCGGCGGCAAGTCCACCCTCCTCCAGATGCTCGGGGGCCTCGACCGCCCCACCTCCGGGCAGGTCGTCCTGGACGGCACCGACCTGTCCGCGCTCTCCGAGGCACGCCTGACCAGGGTCCGCAGCGAGAACATCGGCTTCGTCTTCCAGTCCTTCAACCTCATCCCGACCCTCACCGCGCAGGAGAACGTCGAGACCGCCCTCGTCCCCCTCGGCGTCAAGGGCGGCCGGCGGCGCGAACTGGCCGCCGAGGCACTGATCTCCGTCGGCCTGGGCGAACGGCTCGCCCACCTGCCCTCGGAGATGTCCGGCGGGCAGCAGCAGCGCGTCGCCATCGCCCGCGCCCTGGTGAAGAGGCCCAAGGTGCTGCTGGCCGACGAGCCGACCGGCAACCTGGACGAGAGCATGCGGGACGAGATCATGGACGTACTCGAACGCCTGTGGAAGGAGCACGGGCTGACGTTCATCATGGTCACCCACGACTCCGCGCTCGCGAAGAAGGCCCCACGCCTGGCCACCCTGCGCAAGGGAAAGATCACGGTGAGGGAGAACGCCGACGCCTGA
- a CDS encoding ABC transporter permease has translation MFFTYLRRELRRRRKAALVVASGLALGIALVIVVNSVSSGMGRAQDKVLQSLYGLGTDMTVTKAATPTAAGSQRPRFRFDARGDDEGSTQSSDRVRVQGLTTLAASTVGKVAGQRGVAEAAGGLSLDVVKVSGQFTRGRVQQNGENGGFQRSGGTGQPQGEVKGGGADFDINQYTVYGTDVTKTGLGPLTSSEITGGRTFRTTETDAAVAVADSAYAEQKKYEVGSTVTVKGTKFKVIGIATATSGDAAADLYIPLKRAQTLAGEKDKITTIYVEAAGSQQIGTVKSAIQKNVPGTTVTTSADLAKTVSGSLSTASSLATKVGTWLSIAVLVAAFLVAGLLTSSAVSRRVREFGTLKALGWKSGRVTRQVVGEAVVNGLVGGVLGIALGLAGAYAVTAVSPTLQAQLGGSTGGGGFGGGAGAPGGGTGFGGPGRQAARSLEVALTAPVSLTTIALAVGLAVAGGLIAGAFGGWRASRLRPADALRRVE, from the coding sequence ATGTTCTTCACCTACCTGAGGCGCGAACTGCGCCGCCGCAGAAAGGCGGCCCTCGTCGTCGCCTCCGGGCTCGCGCTGGGCATCGCGCTGGTCATCGTGGTCAACTCCGTGTCCAGCGGCATGGGGAGGGCCCAGGACAAGGTCCTCCAGTCGCTGTACGGCCTGGGTACGGACATGACGGTCACCAAGGCGGCCACGCCCACCGCCGCCGGCTCCCAGCGGCCCCGCTTCCGCTTCGACGCGCGGGGCGACGACGAGGGCTCCACCCAGAGCAGCGACCGGGTCCGCGTCCAGGGCCTCACCACCCTGGCCGCCTCCACCGTCGGCAAGGTGGCCGGCCAGCGGGGCGTCGCCGAGGCCGCCGGCGGGCTGAGCCTCGACGTGGTGAAGGTCAGCGGGCAGTTCACCCGCGGCCGGGTCCAGCAGAACGGGGAGAACGGCGGCTTCCAGCGGAGCGGCGGCACCGGGCAGCCGCAGGGCGAGGTCAAGGGCGGCGGCGCCGACTTCGACATCAACCAGTACACCGTCTACGGCACCGACGTCACGAAGACCGGCCTCGGCCCGCTGACCTCCTCCGAGATCACCGGCGGCCGTACCTTCCGGACCACCGAGACCGACGCCGCGGTGGCCGTGGCCGACTCCGCGTACGCCGAGCAGAAGAAGTACGAGGTCGGCTCCACCGTCACCGTCAAGGGAACGAAGTTCAAGGTGATCGGCATCGCCACCGCCACCAGCGGTGACGCGGCGGCCGACCTGTACATCCCGCTGAAGCGGGCGCAGACCCTCGCCGGCGAGAAGGACAAGATCACCACGATCTACGTCGAGGCGGCCGGCTCCCAGCAGATCGGCACCGTCAAGAGCGCCATCCAGAAGAACGTCCCCGGTACGACCGTCACCACCTCCGCCGACCTCGCCAAGACGGTCTCCGGCTCCCTGTCCACCGCCTCCTCCCTCGCCACCAAGGTCGGCACGTGGCTGTCCATCGCGGTGCTGGTGGCCGCGTTCCTGGTCGCGGGCCTGCTCACCTCCTCGGCGGTCTCCCGCCGCGTCCGCGAGTTCGGCACGCTGAAGGCCCTCGGCTGGAAGTCGGGCCGGGTCACCCGGCAGGTGGTGGGCGAAGCCGTCGTCAACGGCCTGGTCGGCGGCGTCCTCGGTATCGCGCTCGGGCTGGCGGGCGCGTACGCCGTGACCGCCGTCAGCCCCACCCTCCAGGCACAGTTGGGCGGGAGCACGGGAGGCGGCGGGTTCGGTGGCGGCGCCGGCGCGCCCGGTGGCGGCACCGGCTTCGGCGGCCCGGGACGCCAGGCGGCGAGGTCCCTGGAGGTGGCCCTCACCGCACCGGTCAGTCTCACGACGATCGCCCTGGCGGTCGGCCTCGCGGTCGCGGGCGGCCTGATCGCGGGAGCCTTCGGCGGCTGGCGGGCGTCCCGCCTGCGCCCGGCGGACGCGCTGAGGCGGGTGGAGTAG
- a CDS encoding L,D-transpeptidase — MTDSKRRRGLVAASALLGGVLVLTGCSGGDDKASGSGSGDSSQAQADAAAAKKSSEAQITITPKDGSANASINNSASVRVSKGTLTAVTMTTQDGKTVAGQLSADKKSWKPGVQLERSTTYRLAAEAKDSEGRIAHENASFTTVSPANSFIGSFTPDNGSTVGVGMPVSINFDKAITNKAAVQKGITVSSSSGQEVACHWFNANRMDCRPEEYWKGGSTVTLKLALDGVQGADGVYGVQQKTVTFHVGRNQVTYVDAKTKQMKITQDGKVVKSIPISAGSPDNKTYEGQMVISEKFKETRMNGATVGFTDDDGKGEYDIKDVPHAMRLTTSGTFVHGNYWGAPSVFGNLNTSHGCVGLQDKKGAGDPSTPAAWFFDHSLIGDVVVVQNTGDKTVAPDNGLNGWNMDWAQWKAGSAV, encoded by the coding sequence ATGACGGACAGTAAGCGGCGCAGGGGCCTGGTGGCCGCGTCCGCTCTGCTCGGCGGTGTGCTGGTGCTCACGGGGTGTTCCGGCGGCGACGACAAGGCCTCCGGCAGCGGCAGCGGCGACTCCTCGCAGGCCCAGGCCGACGCGGCGGCGGCGAAGAAGTCGTCGGAGGCGCAGATCACGATCACGCCGAAGGACGGCTCCGCCAACGCCTCGATCAACAACTCCGCGTCCGTCAGGGTGAGCAAGGGCACGCTCACCGCCGTCACGATGACCACGCAGGACGGCAAGACCGTCGCCGGTCAGCTTTCCGCCGACAAGAAGAGCTGGAAGCCGGGCGTCCAGTTGGAGCGTTCCACCACCTACCGGCTCGCCGCGGAGGCCAAGGACTCCGAGGGCCGGATAGCCCATGAGAACGCCTCCTTCACCACCGTCTCCCCGGCCAACAGCTTCATCGGCTCCTTCACCCCGGACAACGGCTCCACGGTGGGTGTCGGCATGCCGGTGTCGATCAACTTCGACAAGGCGATCACCAACAAGGCGGCCGTGCAGAAGGGCATCACGGTCAGCTCCAGCAGCGGCCAGGAGGTCGCCTGCCACTGGTTCAACGCCAACCGCATGGACTGCCGCCCCGAGGAGTACTGGAAGGGCGGCTCCACCGTCACCCTGAAGCTGGCCCTCGACGGCGTCCAGGGCGCGGACGGCGTCTACGGCGTCCAGCAGAAGACGGTCACCTTCCACGTCGGCCGCAACCAGGTCACGTACGTGGACGCGAAGACCAAGCAGATGAAGATCACGCAGGACGGAAAGGTCGTCAAGTCCATACCGATCTCCGCCGGTTCGCCCGACAACAAGACGTACGAGGGCCAGATGGTGATCTCCGAGAAGTTCAAGGAGACCCGGATGAACGGCGCGACGGTCGGCTTCACCGACGACGACGGCAAGGGCGAGTACGACATCAAGGACGTGCCGCACGCCATGCGCCTGACCACCTCCGGCACCTTCGTGCACGGCAACTACTGGGGCGCCCCCTCGGTGTTCGGCAACCTCAACACCAGCCACGGCTGTGTCGGCCTCCAGGACAAGAAGGGCGCCGGCGACCCGAGCACGCCGGCCGCGTGGTTCTTCGACCACTCGCTGATCGGTGACGTCGTGGTCGTCCAGAACACCGGCGACAAGACGGTGGCCCCGGACAACGGCCTCAACGGCTGGAACATGGACTGGGCGCAGTGGAAGGCCGGTTCGGCCGTCTGA
- a CDS encoding LAETG motif-containing sortase-dependent surface protein, translated as MSSVRRPLLTATAAGTLLCALWFVPSANASQTAPESRAADTSAPTRVTQARAVTGAATDATGTAVTAREAEDGTELADTGSPDTTPYVVGGSLFLSVGAGFVVYSVRRERLGF; from the coding sequence GTGTCATCCGTTCGCCGTCCGCTGCTGACCGCCACCGCCGCGGGCACCCTGCTGTGCGCCCTGTGGTTCGTCCCGTCCGCGAACGCCTCGCAGACCGCCCCGGAGAGCAGGGCGGCGGACACGTCCGCGCCGACGCGGGTCACGCAGGCGAGAGCGGTGACCGGGGCGGCCACCGACGCCACCGGCACGGCGGTCACCGCACGGGAGGCGGAGGACGGCACCGAACTGGCCGACACGGGAAGCCCGGACACGACCCCGTACGTCGTCGGCGGGAGTCTCTTCCTCTCCGTGGGCGCCGGTTTCGTCGTGTATTCGGTACGCCGGGAACGCCTGGGGTTTTAA
- the hutH gene encoding histidine ammonia-lyase, which yields MHTVVVGTSGVTASDVLAVARGGARIELSEQAVAALAAAREIVEALAAKPEPVYGVSTGFGALATRHISPELRAQLHCNIVRSHAAGMGPRVEREVVRALMFLRLKTVCSGHTGVRPEVAQTMADVLNAGITPVVHEYGSLGCSGDLAPLSHCALTLMGEGDAEGPDGTVRPAGELLAEHGIRPVELREKEGLALLNGTDGMLGMLVMALADLDTLYKSADITAALSLEALLGTDKVLAPELHAIRPHPGQGASAANMLAVLEGSQLTGHHQDDAPRVQDAYSVRCAPQVAGAGRDTIAHARLVAERELASAVDNPVVLPDGRVESNGNFHGAPVAYVLDFLAVAAADLGSIAERRTDRLLDKNRSHGLPPFLADDAGVDSGLMIAQYTQAALVSEMKRLAVPASADSIPSSAMQEDHVSMGWSAARKLRTAVDNLTRIIAVELYAATRAVELREGLTPAPASRAVIEAVRAAGVQGPGPDRFLAPDLAAADAFVRSGDLVTAAEKVTGPLR from the coding sequence ATGCACACTGTGGTGGTGGGGACGTCCGGTGTCACGGCGTCCGACGTTCTCGCCGTGGCGCGCGGCGGTGCCCGCATCGAACTGTCGGAGCAGGCGGTGGCGGCCCTCGCGGCGGCCCGGGAGATCGTGGAGGCGCTGGCGGCCAAGCCCGAGCCGGTCTACGGCGTCTCCACCGGCTTCGGCGCGCTGGCGACCCGGCACATCAGCCCGGAACTCCGTGCCCAGTTGCATTGCAACATCGTCCGCTCGCACGCCGCCGGCATGGGCCCGCGGGTGGAGCGCGAGGTCGTACGGGCCCTGATGTTCCTGCGGCTGAAGACCGTCTGCTCCGGGCACACCGGCGTCCGGCCCGAGGTCGCGCAGACCATGGCCGACGTGCTGAACGCCGGGATCACCCCGGTCGTGCACGAGTACGGCTCCCTCGGCTGCTCCGGCGACCTCGCCCCGCTCTCCCACTGCGCCCTGACCCTGATGGGAGAGGGCGACGCGGAGGGCCCCGACGGCACCGTCCGCCCCGCGGGCGAGCTGCTGGCCGAGCACGGCATCCGGCCCGTCGAACTGCGCGAGAAGGAGGGCCTGGCCCTCCTCAACGGCACCGACGGCATGCTCGGCATGCTGGTCATGGCCCTCGCCGACCTCGACACCCTCTACAAGTCCGCCGACATCACCGCCGCCCTCAGCCTGGAGGCGCTGCTCGGCACGGACAAGGTGCTCGCGCCCGAGCTGCACGCCATCCGGCCGCACCCGGGCCAGGGCGCCAGCGCCGCCAACATGCTGGCCGTGCTGGAGGGTTCGCAGCTCACCGGGCACCACCAGGACGACGCGCCGCGCGTCCAGGACGCCTACTCGGTGCGCTGCGCCCCGCAGGTCGCCGGCGCCGGACGCGACACGATCGCGCACGCCCGCCTGGTCGCCGAGCGGGAACTCGCCTCCGCCGTCGACAACCCCGTGGTGCTCCCGGACGGGCGCGTGGAGTCCAACGGCAACTTCCACGGCGCTCCCGTGGCCTACGTCCTGGACTTCCTCGCCGTCGCCGCCGCCGACCTCGGCTCCATCGCCGAGCGCCGCACCGACCGGTTGCTGGACAAGAACCGCAGCCACGGCCTGCCGCCGTTCCTCGCCGACGACGCCGGCGTCGACTCCGGCCTGATGATCGCCCAGTACACGCAGGCCGCGCTGGTCAGCGAGATGAAGCGGCTCGCCGTACCGGCCTCCGCGGACTCCATCCCGTCCTCCGCCATGCAGGAGGACCACGTGTCCATGGGCTGGTCGGCCGCGCGCAAGCTGCGCACCGCCGTGGACAACCTCACCCGGATCATCGCCGTCGAGCTGTACGCGGCCACCCGGGCCGTCGAGCTGCGCGAGGGCCTCACCCCGGCGCCCGCCTCGCGGGCGGTCATCGAGGCCGTACGGGCCGCGGGTGTGCAGGGGCCCGGTCCGGACCGGTTCCTGGCGCCCGACCTGGCCGCCGCCGACGCGTTCGTGCGCAGCGGTGACCTCGTGACGGCCGCGGAGAAGGTCACCGGCCCGCTCCGGTGA
- a CDS encoding GGDEF domain-containing protein: MGEDNRLVAVVTLAQGMAAAHTPRECWQAAAVGACRALDGSFAALSVWERGLGRLRVLVNVGDRAPDEEQFPESEAYPVHQFPEITEFLHERWAGGGGPNAWVETAEGAAAGTPGYLHQRVAALRRRGRGCCVVAPVVLHGRAWGELYVARAIGEPLFGRPDADFATVLAAVVAAGIAQTERLEEARRLAFTDALTGLANRRAVDVSLEEAVERHRSEGVAVSLVVCDLNGLKRVNDTLGHAVGDRLLERFGSVLSLCGAMVPGALAARLGGDEFCLLAVGQSADDVAKAADELCRRAAELELGEGVACGVASTEDPIGQVRDARRLFRLADAAQYRAKALRADRPVVAGREGPDDPVVRLADEPPPARGERRRFRGRRP, translated from the coding sequence ATGGGTGAGGACAACCGGCTCGTCGCGGTCGTGACGCTGGCGCAGGGCATGGCGGCGGCGCACACCCCACGGGAGTGCTGGCAGGCCGCCGCCGTCGGCGCCTGCCGCGCGCTGGACGGCAGCTTCGCCGCGCTGTCGGTGTGGGAGCGGGGCCTGGGCCGCCTGCGGGTGCTGGTGAACGTGGGGGACCGCGCCCCGGACGAGGAGCAGTTCCCGGAGTCCGAGGCCTACCCGGTGCACCAGTTCCCGGAGATCACCGAGTTCCTGCACGAGCGGTGGGCGGGCGGTGGCGGGCCCAACGCGTGGGTGGAGACGGCCGAGGGCGCCGCCGCCGGCACCCCCGGTTACCTGCACCAGCGGGTCGCCGCCCTGCGCCGCCGGGGCCGCGGCTGCTGCGTCGTCGCCCCTGTCGTCCTGCACGGCAGGGCATGGGGCGAGTTGTATGTGGCCCGCGCGATCGGGGAGCCGCTGTTCGGCCGCCCGGACGCCGACTTCGCCACCGTACTGGCCGCGGTCGTCGCCGCCGGGATCGCGCAGACCGAGCGGCTGGAGGAGGCCCGCCGGCTGGCGTTCACCGACGCGCTGACCGGCCTGGCCAACCGCCGCGCCGTGGACGTGAGCCTGGAGGAGGCCGTCGAGCGGCACCGCAGCGAGGGAGTGGCCGTCAGTCTCGTCGTCTGCGACCTCAACGGGCTCAAGCGGGTCAACGACACCCTGGGCCACGCCGTCGGCGACCGCCTCCTCGAACGGTTCGGCTCGGTGCTGTCGCTGTGCGGGGCGATGGTGCCGGGCGCGCTGGCCGCGCGGCTGGGCGGGGACGAGTTCTGTCTGCTGGCGGTCGGGCAGTCCGCCGACGACGTCGCCAAGGCCGCGGACGAGTTGTGCCGACGGGCGGCCGAGCTGGAACTGGGGGAGGGGGTGGCGTGCGGGGTCGCCTCGACCGAGGACCCGATCGGACAGGTGCGGGACGCCCGCCGGCTGTTCCGGCTCGCCGACGCCGCCCAGTACCGGGCCAAGGCCCTGCGCGCCGACCGGCCGGTGGTGGCGGGCCGGGAGGGGCCGGACGATCCGGTCGTACGGCTGGCGGACGAGCCGCCGCCCGCGCGCGGCGAACGGCGCCGGTTCCGCGGGCGCCGGCCGTGA
- a CDS encoding enoyl-CoA hydratase/isomerase family protein, whose product MSEERFGESVLVRRHGHVAELVLDRPKAMNAVSTEMARSLAGACTALAAGRDARVVVLTSSHERAFCVGADLKERNSFTDADLVRQRPVARAAYTGVLELPMPTIAAVHGFALGGGFELALSCDLIVADRTAVVGLPEVSVGVIPGGGGTQLLPRRVGAARAAELIFSARRVEAAEAAELGLVDRLVGEGCDREEALALGERIAGNSPVGLRAAKRALRLGHGLDLRAGLEVEDAAWRSVAFSADRAEGVAAFNEKRTPQWPGE is encoded by the coding sequence ATGAGCGAGGAGCGGTTCGGGGAGTCCGTGCTGGTGCGGCGGCACGGGCACGTCGCGGAGCTGGTGCTGGACCGGCCCAAGGCCATGAACGCCGTCTCGACGGAGATGGCCCGTTCCCTCGCGGGGGCGTGCACCGCGCTCGCCGCCGGCCGGGACGCCCGGGTGGTCGTCCTGACCTCGTCGCACGAACGGGCGTTCTGCGTCGGGGCGGACCTGAAGGAGCGGAACTCCTTCACCGACGCGGATCTCGTACGGCAGCGGCCGGTGGCGCGGGCGGCCTATACCGGGGTGCTGGAGCTGCCGATGCCGACGATCGCCGCCGTGCACGGCTTCGCGCTGGGCGGCGGATTCGAGCTGGCGCTGTCCTGCGACCTGATCGTGGCCGACCGTACGGCCGTGGTGGGGCTGCCGGAGGTGTCCGTGGGCGTGATCCCGGGCGGTGGCGGTACGCAGCTACTGCCGCGGCGGGTCGGGGCGGCGCGCGCGGCCGAGCTGATCTTCTCCGCGCGTCGGGTGGAGGCGGCCGAGGCGGCCGAGCTGGGTCTGGTGGACCGGCTGGTCGGGGAGGGGTGCGACCGCGAGGAGGCGCTGGCACTGGGCGAGCGGATCGCCGGGAACTCCCCGGTGGGCCTGCGTGCGGCGAAGCGCGCCCTGCGGCTGGGACACGGGCTGGACCTGCGGGCCGGCCTGGAGGTGGAGGACGCGGCCTGGCGCTCGGTGGCGTTCTCGGCCGACCGGGCGGAAGGAGTGGCGGCCTTCAACGAGAAGCGCACCCCCCAGTGGCCGGGCGAGTAA
- a CDS encoding adenylate/guanylate cyclase domain-containing protein, whose amino-acid sequence MTVDDTGSGAGGDGRLDPHAPDTGEDPLALRLEQLILGAERRYTPFQAARSAGVSMELASRFWRAMGFADIGQAKALTEADVLALRRLAGLVEAGLLSEAMAVQVARSTGQTTARLAEWQIDSFLEGLTEPPEPGMTRTEVTYPIVELLLPELEEFLVYVWRRQLAASAGRVVQTADDEEMVDRRLAVAFADLVGFTRLTRRMEEEELGELVEAFETTAADLVAARGGRLIKTLGDEVLYAADDAGTAADIALRLVETLANDETMPELRVGMAFGTVTTRMGDVFGTTVNLASRLTSIAPRDAVLVDSAFAEELIRTGEAPASEAEAAEAAAAAEKEGEDPPVYRFALQPMWQRPVRGLGVVEPWLLTRRDGAP is encoded by the coding sequence GTGACCGTCGACGACACGGGCTCCGGCGCGGGCGGGGACGGCCGGTTGGACCCCCACGCCCCCGACACCGGCGAGGACCCGCTGGCCCTGCGGCTCGAACAGCTCATCCTGGGCGCCGAGCGCCGCTACACCCCGTTCCAGGCCGCCCGCAGCGCCGGCGTCTCCATGGAACTGGCCTCTCGTTTCTGGCGGGCCATGGGCTTCGCGGACATAGGCCAGGCCAAGGCCCTCACCGAGGCCGACGTCCTCGCCCTGCGCCGCCTCGCCGGCCTGGTGGAGGCGGGCCTGCTGAGCGAGGCCATGGCGGTACAGGTGGCCCGGTCCACGGGACAGACCACCGCCCGGTTGGCCGAGTGGCAGATCGACTCTTTCCTGGAGGGCCTGACCGAGCCCCCCGAGCCGGGGATGACGCGCACCGAGGTGACGTACCCGATCGTCGAACTGCTCCTGCCCGAGCTGGAGGAGTTCCTGGTCTACGTCTGGCGCCGCCAGCTCGCCGCGTCGGCCGGCCGGGTCGTGCAGACCGCCGACGACGAGGAGATGGTCGACCGCCGGCTCGCCGTCGCCTTCGCCGACCTCGTGGGGTTCACCCGGCTCACCCGCCGGATGGAGGAGGAGGAGCTGGGCGAGCTGGTGGAGGCCTTCGAGACCACCGCCGCGGACCTCGTGGCGGCGCGCGGCGGCCGGCTCATCAAGACCCTCGGCGACGAGGTGCTCTACGCGGCGGACGACGCGGGCACGGCCGCCGACATCGCGCTGCGGCTGGTGGAGACGCTGGCCAACGACGAGACGATGCCGGAGCTGCGGGTGGGCATGGCGTTCGGCACGGTCACCACCCGGATGGGCGATGTGTTCGGTACGACGGTGAACCTGGCGTCCCGGCTGACCTCGATAGCCCCGCGCGACGCCGTCCTCGTCGACAGCGCCTTCGCCGAGGAGCTGATCCGCACCGGCGAGGCGCCCGCCTCGGAGGCGGAGGCGGCCGAGGCCGCGGCAGCCGCGGAGAAGGAGGGCGAGGACCCGCCGGTGTACCGCTTCGCGCTCCAGCCGATGTGGCAGCGTCCGGTGCGCGGGCTCGGCGTGGTCGAACCGTGGCTGCTCACGCGCCGTGACGGCGCCCCTTGA
- a CDS encoding biotin--[acetyl-CoA-carboxylase] ligase yields the protein MTPHNPSDDSRWSDLDRPPLNATALRRGLIREGSLYRAVEVVQRTGSTNSDLAARAAAGTADEGTVLVAEEQTAGRGRLDRQWTAPPRSGLFFSVLLKPAEVPVARWGWLPLLTGVAVATGLSRAAGVDTALKWPNDLLLTVDGEERKAGGILAERAGTDGVVIGVGINVTLRADELPVPQAGSLALADAISTDRDPLLRAVLRSLEDWYRRWCAAGGDPGASGLQEAYTAGCATLGRVVRAELPGDRSLVGEAVALDGDGRLVIATEQGVQEPVGAGDIVHLRPA from the coding sequence ATGACGCCGCACAATCCATCAGACGACAGCCGCTGGTCCGACCTGGACCGCCCGCCTCTGAACGCCACGGCACTGCGGCGGGGGCTGATCCGGGAGGGCAGCCTGTACCGCGCCGTCGAGGTCGTGCAGCGGACCGGTTCCACCAACTCCGACCTCGCCGCGCGGGCCGCCGCCGGCACCGCCGACGAGGGCACGGTCCTCGTGGCGGAGGAGCAGACCGCCGGCCGGGGCCGGCTGGACCGGCAGTGGACGGCGCCGCCGCGCTCCGGCCTGTTCTTCTCCGTCCTGCTCAAGCCCGCCGAGGTGCCCGTGGCCCGCTGGGGCTGGCTCCCGCTGCTGACCGGGGTCGCCGTCGCGACCGGGCTGTCCCGGGCGGCCGGCGTCGACACGGCACTCAAGTGGCCGAACGACCTGCTGCTGACCGTGGACGGTGAGGAACGCAAGGCCGGCGGCATCCTCGCGGAGCGGGCCGGCACGGACGGCGTCGTCATCGGCGTCGGCATCAACGTCACCCTCCGGGCGGACGAACTCCCGGTCCCGCAGGCGGGCTCCCTCGCCCTGGCCGACGCGATCAGCACGGACCGCGATCCGCTGCTGCGGGCGGTGCTGCGGTCACTGGAGGACTGGTACCGGCGCTGGTGCGCCGCCGGCGGCGATCCCGGGGCGAGCGGCCTCCAGGAGGCGTACACGGCGGGCTGCGCGACCCTCGGCCGGGTCGTGCGCGCGGAGCTGCCGGGCGACCGGTCGCTCGTGGGGGAGGCCGTGGCGCTGGACGGTGACGGCCGGCTGGTCATCGCCACGGAGCAGGGCGTGCAGGAACCGGTGGGAGCGGGGGACATCGTCCATCTGCGGCCCGCGTGA